A genomic window from Flavobacterium azooxidireducens includes:
- a CDS encoding TIGR01777 family oxidoreductase yields MRKLVIAAGTGFLGNVLINHFKNKFEEIVILTRGESKNFNTIKYVTWNAKTFSGWEKELENTDVLINLTGKSVDCRYTESNKNEILNSRIDSTKILNQAVLECKNPPLHWLNSSTSTIYRHSTDKEMDEFEGEIGNDFSMNVAKSWEESFFEIETPKTIKTALRTSIVLGKKGGAFLPLKNLTKFGFGGKQGNGNQFVSWIHEKDFARAIEFIINKKIIGVINIVSPKPIKNNDFMKTLRKSLNVAIGIPVDEILLKIGAKLIGTESELVLKSRNVIPKRLKENGFNFEYDNLKKAFDNLIKQP; encoded by the coding sequence ATGAGAAAATTAGTCATAGCAGCAGGAACAGGATTTTTAGGAAATGTTTTGATAAATCATTTCAAAAACAAATTTGAAGAAATTGTAATTCTGACCCGAGGAGAATCTAAAAATTTCAACACAATCAAATATGTGACTTGGAATGCTAAAACATTTTCAGGTTGGGAAAAAGAGTTAGAAAACACTGATGTTTTAATCAATCTTACAGGAAAATCTGTTGATTGTCGATATACTGAATCTAATAAAAATGAAATTTTAAACTCTAGAATCGATAGTACAAAAATTCTAAATCAAGCGGTTTTGGAATGTAAAAACCCTCCTTTACATTGGTTAAATTCGTCAACTTCTACAATTTACAGACATTCAACTGACAAAGAAATGGATGAATTTGAAGGAGAAATTGGAAATGATTTTTCGATGAATGTAGCCAAATCATGGGAAGAGTCATTCTTCGAAATTGAAACACCTAAAACCATAAAAACAGCACTCAGAACATCAATAGTTTTAGGAAAAAAAGGCGGAGCATTTCTTCCTTTAAAAAATTTGACAAAATTTGGTTTTGGTGGTAAACAAGGTAATGGAAATCAATTCGTAAGCTGGATTCATGAAAAAGATTTTGCAAGAGCAATCGAATTTATTATTAATAAAAAAATTATTGGAGTCATAAATATTGTTTCTCCAAAACCTATCAAGAATAACGATTTTATGAAAACACTCCGAAAAAGTCTAAATGTTGCAATCGGCATTCCTGTTGATGAGATACTTTTAAAAATAGGAGCAAAATTAATTGGCACAGAATCCGAATTGGTTTTGAAAAGCAGAAATGTTATTCCAAAAAGACTGAAGGAAAACGGCTTTAATTTTGAATATGACAATTTAAAAAAAGCATTTGACAATTTAATAAAACAACCATGA
- a CDS encoding GEVED domain-containing protein, with the protein MNNIFYVLCLFVFLFGQNAIGQTVLINPSAEGGFENGSTFEANGWTPVGDVTNTWTVGSAPGWFTGSAGAYVSNDTGTSWAYTNNAISRASFYRDVAFPAGAETITLNFDWRANGNDGNWDNMLVYVMDTEIVPSNVGPTTTNTATTGWPGYTNGTTGYFLLQRNGTSEPTETTNVNYTFSAAQIAYVAGSTKRLVFVWKNDGSGGANPPAAVDNISLSAVVPTCTVPLNLSFNSLTFNSVNLEWNEPVSESIGFEYELRTSGEPESGAAGLESNGNLPDGTLFTDFQTLTPNTNYTFYLRSNCDGEFSNWISISFLTGYCVPSSTSPLSYIDNFSTTGGSTNISNLGSGYTTGGYQDNYDTATVSQYETGIVNFSTAIVGGTVGTSIWVDWNNDLVFDNATERVFVTTAFGGNQSGSFEIPAGTQLGDYRMRVRIDFNAIAPDACANANTRTEAEDYKLTVIETPSCLPPSNVTAEANSPFTATINWAASITEPSEGYQYYYSTENTAPLAGTTPSGEVGAGILTAEIDELESSTTYFVWVRSNCGSDTFSDWTSDSVSFKTECNPPVITETTPGSVCGQGTVDLSATASAGTIKWYIAETGGELLATGETFTTPVLTETTSFWVESATGSTESAGKPAPPASATGSSIANWGIVFNATDSVDLQSVSVYSTTTGTIDIKVTDSNLVELYSTGNINIAAGGTTTPNIVPLSFTVPAGTGYRILVKAFSGVNLIRDSSTLAFPYVGSDGVVSVTSSEWGGTTTGTYYYFYDVKYSTGCASERTEVIATVTAAPDFSLSSDNLAICPGETSEALIIEIGDEDYDTYVWSPSTNVTGDAENGWVFNPSETTIYTLTASQSAGALCETTTELTVTVNPEPVITVSDDTSICAGESSTLSATLLETVVLGTDTTLTSATTQPTAFCNRWDQYWNQTIYTAAELQAAGFSAGSINAITYEITTIGSGTNVTNFSIRIGTTTETTVSSFATSGFTTVYGPATYEHAIGLNTITFDTPYVWDGVSNIIIDVRQDGADSTNNAITYYTATAQPMTISAITSTDSAVTTLQDLVATASVTPSTSLQRLNVVFDVTGDASAIEWLWTPGNLATSSIDVTPTQTTTYTVRATNTTTGCFTEEIVEVTVNTVAAPTGNAFQTLSEGQTLADLVVNGENLIWYSDDNLQEQIPSTTVAEDNTTYFVTQTVGECTSEALAITVEVTLSTGDFNLVSLKAYPNPTSDFVTVSYNNDITNVALINMLGQTLMTKNVNANTTQIDMTSLPTGNYFVKVTVEGAVKTIKIVKN; encoded by the coding sequence ATGAACAACATTTTTTATGTTCTATGCCTATTTGTCTTTTTATTTGGACAAAATGCAATTGGTCAAACTGTTTTGATTAATCCTTCTGCAGAAGGAGGATTTGAAAATGGTTCAACTTTTGAAGCCAATGGATGGACTCCAGTTGGAGATGTTACAAATACGTGGACTGTTGGTTCAGCTCCTGGTTGGTTTACCGGATCTGCGGGAGCTTATGTTTCCAATGATACAGGGACTTCATGGGCTTATACAAATAACGCCATCAGTCGTGCTTCATTTTACAGAGATGTTGCTTTTCCTGCGGGTGCTGAAACAATTACATTAAATTTCGATTGGAGAGCCAATGGAAATGATGGTAACTGGGATAATATGTTAGTTTATGTAATGGACACAGAAATTGTTCCTTCTAATGTAGGGCCAACAACAACCAATACAGCCACTACAGGATGGCCAGGTTATACAAATGGAACAACAGGTTATTTTTTATTACAACGCAATGGTACATCTGAGCCAACTGAAACAACAAATGTAAATTATACTTTTAGTGCTGCACAAATTGCTTATGTTGCTGGTTCAACTAAACGCTTAGTTTTTGTTTGGAAAAACGATGGTTCAGGAGGTGCAAATCCACCAGCAGCGGTAGATAATATATCTCTTTCGGCAGTAGTGCCAACTTGTACAGTGCCTTTGAATCTGTCATTTAATTCTCTTACATTTAATTCAGTAAATTTAGAGTGGAATGAACCTGTTTCAGAATCAATTGGATTTGAATATGAATTGAGAACTAGCGGAGAGCCAGAAAGCGGTGCGGCCGGACTTGAATCAAATGGAAATTTACCCGACGGTACTCTTTTTACTGATTTTCAAACATTGACACCAAATACAAACTATACTTTTTATTTAAGATCAAATTGTGATGGCGAATTCAGTAATTGGATTTCAATTTCATTCTTAACAGGATATTGTGTTCCTTCATCTACATCTCCTTTATCCTATATTGATAATTTTTCAACAACAGGAGGATCAACAAATATCTCTAATCTAGGTTCTGGATATACAACCGGAGGTTATCAAGATAATTATGACACAGCAACTGTTAGTCAATATGAAACCGGAATAGTTAACTTTTCTACAGCAATTGTTGGTGGAACAGTAGGAACTAGTATTTGGGTAGATTGGAACAATGATTTAGTTTTTGATAACGCAACAGAACGAGTTTTTGTAACAACAGCTTTTGGTGGAAATCAATCAGGAAGCTTTGAAATTCCTGCAGGAACGCAATTAGGCGATTACAGAATGCGAGTTAGAATTGATTTTAATGCAATCGCTCCAGATGCATGTGCGAACGCAAATACAAGAACTGAAGCAGAAGATTATAAACTAACCGTAATTGAAACACCAAGTTGTTTACCACCGTCTAATGTTACAGCAGAGGCAAATTCGCCATTTACTGCAACTATAAATTGGGCAGCTTCCATCACAGAACCAAGTGAAGGTTACCAATACTATTATTCAACAGAAAACACAGCTCCTTTAGCTGGAACAACTCCTTCCGGAGAAGTTGGTGCCGGAATCTTAACTGCTGAAATTGATGAGTTAGAGTCTAGTACAACTTATTTTGTTTGGGTTAGATCGAACTGTGGTTCTGATACCTTTAGCGATTGGACATCCGATTCTGTAAGTTTTAAAACAGAATGTAATCCACCTGTAATTACTGAAACTACTCCAGGTTCAGTTTGTGGTCAAGGAACAGTAGATTTGTCTGCAACGGCAAGTGCAGGCACAATTAAATGGTATATTGCAGAAACAGGAGGCGAATTATTAGCAACCGGTGAAACATTCACAACACCAGTTTTAACTGAAACTACTTCTTTTTGGGTAGAAAGTGCAACAGGTTCAACTGAATCTGCTGGAAAACCGGCTCCACCGGCATCAGCTACAGGATCTTCTATAGCAAATTGGGGAATTGTTTTCAATGCAACAGATTCAGTTGACTTACAGTCAGTTTCAGTTTATTCAACTACAACCGGTACAATCGACATTAAAGTAACGGATTCAAATTTAGTAGAATTATACTCAACAGGAAATATTAATATTGCTGCTGGAGGTACAACAACTCCAAATATAGTACCTCTTAGTTTTACAGTACCTGCTGGAACAGGGTATAGAATTTTAGTTAAAGCATTCTCTGGTGTTAATTTAATTAGAGATTCATCAACCTTAGCATTCCCTTATGTAGGATCTGATGGTGTTGTTAGTGTTACCTCTTCAGAATGGGGCGGAACTACTACCGGAACGTATTACTACTTTTATGATGTAAAATATTCTACAGGTTGTGCTTCTGAAAGAACAGAAGTTATTGCAACAGTTACAGCCGCTCCTGATTTTTCATTAAGTTCAGACAATTTAGCAATTTGTCCGGGAGAAACTTCTGAAGCTTTAATCATCGAAATAGGAGATGAAGACTATGATACATATGTTTGGTCCCCATCTACAAATGTAACTGGTGATGCTGAAAACGGATGGGTATTTAATCCTTCTGAAACAACAATCTATACATTAACTGCTTCTCAATCTGCAGGAGCATTGTGTGAAACAACTACAGAATTAACAGTAACTGTTAATCCGGAACCGGTTATTACTGTTAGTGATGATACCAGTATTTGTGCAGGAGAATCATCAACATTATCTGCAACTTTATTAGAAACGGTTGTTTTGGGAACAGATACAACATTAACTTCTGCAACAACTCAACCAACAGCATTTTGTAATCGTTGGGATCAATATTGGAATCAAACCATTTACACTGCTGCAGAGCTTCAAGCAGCTGGGTTTTCAGCCGGATCAATTAATGCAATAACCTATGAAATTACAACAATTGGTTCAGGAACAAATGTTACAAACTTTTCAATAAGAATTGGAACCACAACCGAAACAACTGTGTCATCTTTTGCAACTTCAGGTTTTACAACTGTTTATGGTCCTGCAACGTATGAACATGCGATTGGCTTAAACACCATCACGTTTGATACACCTTATGTTTGGGACGGAGTTTCAAACATAATTATCGATGTTAGACAAGATGGAGCTGACTCAACAAATAACGCAATTACCTATTACACCGCTACAGCACAACCAATGACAATTTCGGCAATAACATCTACAGATTCTGCAGTAACAACATTGCAAGATTTAGTAGCTACTGCATCTGTAACACCATCCACTTCATTACAAAGATTAAACGTTGTTTTTGATGTTACAGGAGATGCTTCTGCCATAGAATGGTTATGGACACCGGGTAACTTAGCAACAAGTTCAATCGATGTTACACCAACTCAAACAACAACTTATACCGTTAGAGCAACCAATACAACAACCGGATGTTTTACAGAAGAAATAGTTGAAGTTACAGTTAACACAGTAGCAGCTCCAACCGGAAATGCATTTCAAACACTTTCAGAAGGTCAAACCCTTGCTGATTTAGTTGTAAATGGTGAAAACTTAATCTGGTATTCAGACGATAATCTACAAGAACAAATCCCATCAACCACAGTTGCAGAAGATAATACAACGTATTTTGTAACGCAAACCGTGGGCGAATGTACTAGCGAAGCTCTTGCAATTACTGTAGAAGTAACGTTAAGCACAGGCGATTTCAACCTAGTTTCCTTAAAAGCATATCCAAACCCAACAAGCGATTTCGTAACTGTTTCATACAACAACGACATCACAAATGTTGCCTTAATCAATATGTTAGGTCAAACGCTTATGACAAAAAATGTGAATGCAAACACAACCCAAATTGATATGACATCGCTTCCAACCGGAAATTACTTCGTAAAAGTAACCGTTGAAGGAGCTGTAAAAACAATCAAAATTGTGAAAAACTAA
- a CDS encoding SRPBCC family protein, with amino-acid sequence MTTTIVTTKIKAPIETVFDIARNIDIHQLSAAKSNEKAIDGKTTGLIEFDETVTWSGKHFGLQLLHKSRITKFHFPTYFVDEMEEGHFKSFKHEHFFQTESDYTIMIDRLEYETPFRILGVIFDRIVLKKYLTNFIKTRNKILKNIAENPQ; translated from the coding sequence ATGACAACAACAATTGTTACCACCAAAATAAAAGCACCAATTGAAACTGTTTTTGATATAGCTAGAAACATTGATATTCATCAACTTTCTGCGGCAAAATCAAATGAAAAAGCGATTGATGGAAAAACGACTGGCTTAATTGAATTTGATGAAACCGTTACCTGGAGTGGCAAACATTTTGGCTTGCAACTTTTGCATAAAAGCAGAATTACAAAATTCCATTTTCCAACTTATTTTGTAGATGAAATGGAAGAAGGTCATTTTAAATCATTCAAACACGAACATTTTTTCCAAACGGAAAGTGATTACACTATTATGATTGATCGATTAGAATATGAAACTCCTTTTAGAATCTTGGGAGTCATTTTTGATAGAATTGTTTTGAAAAAGTATTTGACAAATTTCATCAAAACAAGAAATAAAATTTTAAAAAACATAGCTGAAAATCCACAATAA
- a CDS encoding GbsR/MarR family transcriptional regulator gives MEFKEAKNKFVQTWGALGSQWGINKTMAQIHALLMVSHEPISMEDIMDELQISRGNASMNLRALMDWGIVYKEYKAGERKEFFTAEKDLDELAVKISRERSKREIKPALKVLKEVSALKSDGTAAEKHFVDQTTKLYDFVLKADNVLDKITEYKDNWLAKLVVKIMK, from the coding sequence ATGGAATTCAAAGAAGCAAAAAATAAATTCGTTCAAACCTGGGGAGCTTTAGGTTCGCAATGGGGAATTAACAAAACCATGGCTCAGATTCATGCGTTGTTGATGGTTTCGCACGAACCGATTTCGATGGAAGACATTATGGATGAATTGCAAATTTCTCGTGGAAATGCTTCAATGAATTTAAGAGCTTTGATGGATTGGGGAATTGTTTATAAAGAATACAAAGCCGGTGAACGAAAAGAATTTTTTACTGCCGAAAAAGATTTAGACGAATTGGCCGTAAAAATTTCGAGAGAACGCAGCAAACGTGAAATTAAACCCGCTTTGAAAGTGTTGAAAGAAGTTTCCGCATTAAAATCTGATGGAACAGCTGCCGAAAAACATTTTGTTGATCAAACCACTAAATTGTATGATTTTGTGTTGAAAGCTGATAATGTTTTGGATAAAATCACTGAATACAAAGACAATTGGTTGGCGAAATTGGTTGTGAAAATAATGAAGTAA
- a CDS encoding M3 family metallopeptidase: MLTEVFQTKHNTAPFSQIKLENYKPAFEETIAKAKAEVDEIVNNTEAPTFENTIERLDFSGEALDRLSSLFFNLNSAETCDEMQKIAQEVSPLLTAFSNDISLNEKLFKRVKAVYDQKDKLTLTTEQATLLDKKFKGFSRNGALLSEEDKLKLREIDTELAKLKLTYGENVLAETNNYQLHITNEADLKGLPDGTKEMAASLAKSKGLDGWVFTLDFPSYLPFVTYVENRELRKEIAIAAGKKAFQNNEFDNKENVKRIVELRHKRANLLGYESHSHFVLEERMAQNPEKVKSFLNDLLEKAKPAAQKEFAELTAFAKEIDGIDQLEKWDGPFYSEKLKQKLFSLDDELLKPYFKLENVLNGAFTIAEKLFGITFKEVFDIDKYHNDVQTFEVLDFEGELVAIFYADFFPRKGKRNGAWMTSFKPQYSRNGVNERPHVSIVCNFTPPSETKPSLLTFNEVTTLFHEFGHALHGMLANTTYPSLSGTSVYWDFVELPSQVMENWCYEPEALALFAKHYLTGEVIPQQYVEKIKESASFLEGMATMRQLSFGLLDIAYHAKVQTIDDVKAFEKAAFEGTSLYPDVEENCMSTSFSHIFQGGYSSGYYSYKWAEVLDADAFAYFQEKGIFNPEVATKFKDNVLSKGGTELPMELYKKFRGQEPKVEALLKRAGLV, from the coding sequence ATGTTAACCGAAGTATTTCAAACCAAACACAACACAGCACCTTTTTCGCAAATAAAATTAGAAAATTATAAACCGGCTTTTGAAGAAACGATTGCAAAAGCAAAGGCAGAAGTTGATGAAATCGTCAATAATACTGAAGCTCCTACTTTTGAAAATACGATTGAAAGATTAGATTTTTCAGGTGAAGCGTTGGATCGATTATCGTCACTATTTTTTAATTTAAATTCGGCTGAAACGTGTGATGAAATGCAGAAAATCGCTCAAGAGGTTTCGCCTTTGTTGACCGCTTTCAGCAATGATATTTCGTTGAATGAAAAGTTATTTAAACGTGTGAAAGCCGTTTATGACCAAAAAGATAAATTGACTTTAACGACCGAACAAGCAACTTTATTAGATAAAAAATTCAAAGGTTTTTCTCGAAATGGAGCGTTACTTTCGGAAGAAGATAAATTGAAATTACGAGAAATTGACACTGAATTAGCCAAATTAAAATTGACGTATGGCGAAAATGTTTTAGCCGAAACTAACAATTATCAATTACACATTACCAACGAAGCTGATTTAAAAGGTTTGCCTGATGGAACCAAAGAAATGGCGGCAAGTTTAGCCAAATCGAAAGGATTGGATGGTTGGGTTTTTACGCTGGATTTCCCAAGTTATTTGCCATTTGTGACTTATGTTGAAAACCGTGAATTACGAAAAGAAATCGCTATAGCAGCCGGAAAAAAAGCTTTTCAAAATAATGAATTTGACAATAAAGAGAATGTCAAACGCATTGTAGAATTGCGTCATAAAAGAGCGAATTTATTGGGTTATGAATCGCATTCGCATTTTGTTTTGGAAGAACGAATGGCTCAAAATCCGGAAAAAGTGAAATCGTTTCTGAACGATTTGTTGGAAAAAGCAAAACCCGCTGCTCAAAAAGAATTTGCTGAATTGACAGCTTTTGCGAAGGAAATTGATGGAATCGATCAGTTAGAAAAATGGGACGGCCCTTTTTATTCGGAAAAACTGAAGCAAAAATTATTTAGTTTGGATGATGAATTGTTGAAACCCTATTTCAAATTGGAAAATGTGTTGAATGGAGCTTTTACGATTGCTGAGAAATTGTTCGGAATTACATTTAAAGAAGTTTTTGACATTGATAAATACCATAATGATGTGCAGACTTTTGAAGTTTTAGACTTCGAAGGAGAATTAGTTGCGATTTTTTACGCTGATTTTTTTCCAAGAAAAGGAAAACGAAATGGTGCTTGGATGACATCTTTTAAACCGCAATATAGTAGAAATGGTGTGAACGAAAGACCACACGTTTCGATTGTGTGCAATTTTACGCCACCGTCAGAAACGAAACCTTCCCTCCTAACGTTTAACGAAGTGACGACTTTGTTTCACGAATTCGGTCACGCGTTGCACGGTATGTTGGCAAATACTACGTATCCGAGTTTGTCAGGAACATCAGTCTATTGGGATTTTGTGGAATTGCCAAGTCAAGTGATGGAAAACTGGTGCTACGAACCCGAAGCGTTGGCTTTGTTTGCAAAGCATTATTTAACCGGCGAAGTGATTCCGCAACAGTATGTGGAAAAAATCAAGGAAAGTGCGAGTTTCTTGGAAGGAATGGCGACGATGCGTCAGTTGAGTTTTGGGTTGTTGGACATTGCCTATCACGCCAAAGTACAAACGATTGATGATGTAAAAGCATTTGAAAAAGCTGCTTTTGAAGGGACTTCTTTGTATCCTGATGTGGAAGAAAATTGTATGAGTACGTCTTTTTCGCATATTTTTCAAGGTGGCTATTCGTCGGGTTATTACAGTTATAAATGGGCGGAAGTTTTGGATGCCGATGCGTTTGCTTATTTTCAGGAAAAAGGAATTTTTAATCCAGAAGTGGCGACCAAATTTAAAGATAACGTTCTCTCAAAAGGTGGAACGGAATTACCTATGGAATTGTATAAAAAATTTAGAGGTCAGGAACCGAAAGTTGAGGCGTTGTTGAAGAGAGCGGGGTTGGTCTAG
- the purE gene encoding 5-(carboxyamino)imidazole ribonucleotide mutase, with protein MSKVAIIMGSISDMPVMQEAIDILKGFDIETEVDIVSAHRTPEKLFDFSKNAHTRGISVIIAGAGGAAHLPGMVASMSPLPVIGVPVKSSNSIDGWDSVLSILQMPSGVPVATVALNGAKNAGILAAQIIGSYDKCVLDKIIFYKESLKEAVLKASEGLKK; from the coding sequence ATGAGCAAAGTAGCCATAATAATGGGAAGTATATCCGATATGCCGGTTATGCAGGAAGCCATCGACATCTTAAAAGGATTTGATATCGAAACTGAAGTAGATATTGTTTCGGCACACCGAACACCGGAAAAATTGTTTGATTTTAGTAAAAATGCTCACACGCGTGGCATTTCGGTAATTATTGCCGGAGCCGGTGGTGCAGCACATTTGCCGGGAATGGTTGCTTCGATGTCGCCATTGCCAGTGATTGGCGTTCCCGTGAAATCAAGTAATTCTATTGATGGTTGGGATTCGGTTTTGTCGATTTTACAAATGCCGAGCGGTGTTCCGGTAGCGACAGTTGCGTTGAACGGAGCCAAAAATGCCGGAATTTTAGCCGCACAAATTATCGGAAGTTACGATAAATGTGTGTTGGATAAAATTATTTTTTATAAAGAAAGTTTGAAAGAAGCGGTTCTGAAAGCTTCGGAAGGATTGAAAAAGTAG